One window of Cellulomonas shaoxiangyii genomic DNA carries:
- the fabG gene encoding 3-oxoacyl-[acyl-carrier-protein] reductase: MSAAVDAPTAPVALVTGGSRGIGRAVVTRLAAQGYAVAFCYASRDEAAEQTVRLAKDAGAPQVLAERVDVTDRTAYGAHVSRVEDELGPVDVLVTCAGITRDNPLLLMRDEEWSQVLDVNLTGTWVACRSVVFSMMKRRRGALVLLSSVAGVHGNATQSNYAATKAGIIGFGRSLSKELAGRGVRVNVVAPGFIDTDMTAVLADGVREAARGRIPSARFGAADEVARAVSFLASDDASYVTGQVLGVDGGLVL, translated from the coding sequence GTGAGCGCCGCCGTGGACGCCCCCACCGCCCCCGTCGCGCTCGTCACGGGCGGCTCCCGGGGCATCGGCCGGGCCGTGGTCACGCGTCTCGCCGCGCAGGGGTACGCCGTCGCGTTCTGCTACGCCTCGCGCGACGAGGCCGCGGAGCAGACGGTCCGCCTCGCCAAGGACGCCGGTGCCCCGCAGGTGCTCGCGGAACGCGTCGACGTCACCGACCGCACCGCGTACGGCGCGCACGTCAGCCGCGTCGAGGACGAGCTCGGCCCCGTCGACGTCCTGGTCACGTGCGCCGGCATCACGCGCGACAACCCGCTGCTGCTCATGCGCGACGAGGAGTGGTCGCAGGTGCTCGACGTCAACCTCACGGGCACCTGGGTGGCCTGCCGGTCGGTCGTCTTCTCCATGATGAAGCGCCGCCGCGGCGCCCTGGTGCTCCTCAGCTCGGTCGCGGGCGTGCACGGCAACGCGACGCAGAGCAACTACGCCGCCACCAAGGCCGGGATCATCGGCTTCGGCCGCTCCCTGTCCAAGGAGCTCGCCGGGCGCGGGGTGCGCGTCAACGTCGTGGCCCCGGGCTTCATCGACACCGACATGACGGCGGTCCTGGCCGACGGGGTGCGCGAGGCGGCGCGGGGACGGATCCCGTCCGCGCGGTTCGGCGCCGCGGACGAGGTCGCGCGCGCCGTGTCGTTCCTCGCCTCCGACGACGCGTCGTACGTGACGGGCCAGGTGCTCGGCGTGGACGGGGGCCTGGTCCTGTGA
- a CDS encoding beta-ketoacyl synthase N-terminal-like domain-containing protein yields the protein MTLTDVQVRRAAAEDGGAPVVAVVRDSAVTCGAARDADALGRAVLAAGAAPAAAADVPVADFDPVAELGRKGIRTLDRSTLLAAATVGRLIAGCPVDGTTTGLVMGTAAGSLASTMGFTRDALEGDRPYLVDPARFPNTVMNFAAGQCAIRYGLRGPNATVTAGRSTAAAAVRYAARWLALGHADRVIVAATEELTAQRAQIERVGGRLPAGQGLGEGAVALLLEPPGATTGPALAEVLAVSTAMSLSADADRVSAAVRGCVETVLRAAGGAPVAVHAPFDAADGSAERTAVRAVLGDVPTLATAAVVGEVSSVSGFLQLLAAVTVLRQGAAPTPAAAAATGLALVTGVDPEGVVSALLVRPVTTA from the coding sequence ATGACCCTGACCGACGTGCAGGTGCGCCGCGCGGCCGCAGAGGACGGCGGTGCCCCCGTCGTCGCGGTCGTGCGCGACAGCGCCGTGACCTGCGGGGCCGCGCGCGACGCCGACGCGCTGGGACGCGCCGTGCTGGCCGCCGGGGCCGCCCCCGCGGCGGCGGCCGACGTACCGGTCGCCGACTTCGACCCCGTCGCCGAGCTGGGGCGCAAGGGCATCCGGACGCTCGACCGCAGCACGCTGCTGGCCGCCGCGACCGTGGGGCGGCTCATCGCCGGGTGCCCCGTGGACGGCACCACGACGGGCCTGGTCATGGGCACGGCCGCCGGCAGCCTCGCCTCGACCATGGGCTTCACCCGCGACGCGCTCGAGGGCGACCGCCCCTACCTCGTCGACCCCGCGCGCTTCCCCAACACCGTCATGAACTTCGCCGCGGGGCAGTGCGCGATCCGGTACGGCCTGCGCGGGCCCAACGCGACGGTGACGGCCGGGCGGTCCACGGCGGCTGCGGCGGTCCGGTACGCGGCCCGCTGGCTGGCGCTCGGGCACGCCGATCGTGTCATCGTCGCCGCGACCGAGGAGCTGACGGCGCAGCGCGCGCAGATCGAGCGCGTCGGCGGCCGGCTGCCCGCCGGGCAGGGGCTCGGCGAGGGTGCGGTCGCGCTGCTGCTCGAGCCCCCGGGCGCCACCACGGGCCCGGCGCTCGCGGAGGTGCTCGCCGTGTCGACGGCCATGTCCCTGAGCGCGGACGCCGACCGCGTGTCCGCCGCGGTGCGCGGCTGTGTCGAGACGGTGCTGCGTGCCGCCGGCGGCGCCCCCGTGGCCGTGCACGCGCCGTTCGACGCCGCCGACGGCTCCGCCGAGCGGACCGCCGTGCGCGCGGTGCTCGGCGACGTGCCGACGCTGGCGACGGCCGCCGTGGTCGGCGAGGTGTCCAGCGTGAGCGGCTTCCTGCAGCTGCTCGCCGCCGTCACGGTCCTGCGCCAGGGCGCCGCGCCGACGCCTGCCGCGGCGGCCGCCACCGGCCTCGCCCTCGTCACCGGCGTCGACCCGGAGGGCGTCGTGTCGGCGCTCCTGGTGCGCCCCGTCACTACCGCATGA
- a CDS encoding 3-hydroxyacyl-ACP dehydratase FabZ family protein, with the protein MSRGPVPVDLTGVPLHVAADDASASLTWPADLLPLRGHYPGLPIVPGVFLVDTAARAAVALVGHGVARPTGVQRVRFLRPVLPGDTTTAHVERATPAPGGGTAVRCRLTVADVPVATVTVVLDGPAALGDPDGAPRVPAQEAVLARDVASVLPHRWPMLLVDRAVAVRSGAWAVTEKAVSAQDWVFDGVGTAGAYPWPLVLESWCQGAGVLAAWERPNPDVLAGDVMLFAGLSDVTFGHGVRPGDVLRHHVRLVRMLDGAVVVTGSSHVGGRTVLTVGSVSMALRPAHALRVPEVAAVTP; encoded by the coding sequence GTGAGCCGCGGACCGGTGCCCGTCGACCTGACGGGGGTGCCGCTGCACGTCGCGGCGGACGACGCGTCGGCGTCGCTCACCTGGCCCGCCGACCTGCTGCCGCTGCGCGGCCACTACCCCGGGCTGCCGATCGTGCCGGGCGTGTTCCTGGTCGACACCGCGGCGCGGGCGGCCGTCGCACTCGTGGGGCACGGCGTCGCGCGGCCGACCGGCGTGCAGCGCGTGCGCTTCCTGCGACCCGTCCTGCCCGGTGACACGACGACCGCGCACGTCGAGCGCGCCACCCCGGCACCGGGCGGCGGGACGGCCGTGCGCTGCCGCCTCACGGTCGCGGACGTCCCCGTCGCCACCGTGACGGTCGTGCTGGACGGGCCAGCGGCGCTCGGCGACCCCGACGGTGCGCCGCGCGTGCCGGCCCAGGAGGCGGTGCTGGCGCGTGACGTCGCCTCCGTGCTGCCGCACCGGTGGCCGATGCTGCTGGTCGACCGCGCGGTCGCCGTGCGCTCCGGCGCCTGGGCGGTGACCGAGAAGGCCGTGAGCGCGCAGGACTGGGTGTTCGACGGGGTGGGCACGGCGGGCGCGTACCCGTGGCCGCTCGTGCTCGAGTCCTGGTGCCAGGGCGCGGGCGTGCTGGCCGCCTGGGAGCGGCCGAACCCCGACGTGCTCGCGGGCGACGTCATGCTGTTCGCGGGCCTGTCCGACGTGACGTTCGGGCACGGCGTGCGGCCCGGCGACGTGCTGCGCCACCACGTGCGCCTGGTCCGCATGCTCGACGGCGCGGTCGTCGTCACCGGCAGCAGCCACGTCGGCGGTCGCACCGTGCTGACGGTCGGCAGCGTCTCCATGGCCCTGCGTCCCGCGCACGCCCTGCGGGTGCCCGAGGTCGCGGCGGTGACCCCGTGA
- a CDS encoding alpha/beta hydrolase: MTTGTTAAAARRRPHPRDVADAARGLVAGVRVARTVFAPAPPAEREPAAAPAGAEHWTWRTTRDDVPVEAWFVPSTGPHAVVVSHGMGGSRAAVRAHVEMLRDAGWHVLAVDSRNHGASGTDRHVRDLAARFTSDLCDAVARVRAAPGVTGSVAVLAFSFSCWPAVRAARSEGAPVDAVVCDSGPVADLAAGVGRLARLRAVTLPAWAGRPAGSAALLWSARTAVRLALGQRAWPPVADGPPVLCLTGDRDRLLPAAEVAEVAARMPRTSVVVLRRTGHLRGLAVDPEGYRRHVLDFLTATCGAPGAAPGTAPRVVTAAPEESRTDA; encoded by the coding sequence ATGACGACGGGGACCACGGCCGCGGCGGCCCGCCGGCGCCCGCACCCGCGCGACGTCGCCGACGCCGCGCGGGGCCTCGTCGCCGGGGTCCGGGTGGCGCGCACGGTGTTCGCGCCCGCGCCCCCGGCGGAGCGGGAGCCCGCCGCCGCGCCCGCCGGCGCGGAGCACTGGACGTGGCGCACCACGCGCGACGACGTGCCGGTCGAGGCCTGGTTCGTGCCGTCGACGGGCCCGCACGCGGTCGTCGTCTCGCACGGCATGGGCGGCTCCCGGGCGGCGGTGCGCGCGCACGTCGAGATGCTGCGCGACGCGGGCTGGCACGTGCTGGCCGTCGACAGCCGCAACCACGGCGCGAGCGGCACCGACCGGCACGTGCGGGACCTGGCGGCCCGCTTCACGTCCGACCTGTGCGACGCCGTGGCCCGCGTGCGTGCCGCCCCGGGCGTGACCGGGTCCGTCGCGGTCCTCGCGTTCTCGTTCTCCTGCTGGCCGGCGGTCCGCGCCGCACGCAGCGAGGGCGCGCCGGTCGACGCCGTCGTGTGCGACTCGGGGCCGGTGGCCGACCTGGCCGCGGGCGTCGGCCGGCTGGCGCGGCTGCGCGCCGTGACGCTGCCCGCGTGGGCCGGCCGCCCCGCCGGTTCGGCCGCGCTGCTGTGGTCCGCCCGCACCGCGGTGCGCCTCGCCCTGGGGCAGCGGGCGTGGCCCCCGGTGGCCGACGGCCCGCCCGTGCTGTGCCTGACGGGCGACCGCGACCGGCTGCTCCCCGCGGCCGAGGTGGCCGAGGTGGCGGCTCGCATGCCGCGGACGTCGGTCGTGGTGCTGCGCCGCACGGGGCACCTGCGCGGCCTCGCGGTCGACCCGGAGGGCTACCGGCGGCACGTCCTGGACTTCCTCACCGCGACGTGCGGCGCGCCGGGCGCCGCCCCGGGCACGGCGCCGCGCGTCGTCACCGCCGCCCCGGAGGAGAGCCGCACCGATGCCTGA
- a CDS encoding acyl carrier protein has product MATVDKEDLRRRIAATLDVDPTEVTDQADFREDLEVDSLMALEVMVVLERTYGVKLDESLLGEITSLDRAHAMLEERVAGASR; this is encoded by the coding sequence ATGGCCACCGTGGACAAGGAGGACCTGCGCCGCCGCATCGCCGCGACGCTCGACGTGGACCCGACGGAGGTGACCGACCAGGCCGACTTCCGCGAGGACCTCGAGGTCGACTCCCTCATGGCCCTCGAGGTGATGGTCGTGCTCGAGCGCACGTACGGCGTCAAGCTCGACGAGTCGCTGCTCGGCGAGATCACGAGCCTCGACCGCGCGCACGCCATGCTCGAGGAGCGGGTGGCGGGGGCGAGCCGGTGA
- a CDS encoding SDR family oxidoreductase, protein MSTDLSTDLSQDHPETAPTTPPAARPGALVDAAVVVLGASSGIGRACAVAAADAGAAVVGVHLDTSARDAEVAALDARLRAAGGAHVLLNANATTVDTRLAVLAALGDVAADRPRTVLLHSLAFGSLLPFVGDGTHDVLSPRQMTMTLEVMAHSLVWWVRDLHDAGRLRAGSHVLAMTSAGDARVSASYGAVSAAKSALLSHVRQLAVELAPHGVAVNALRAGVTPTPAFERIPDSARLLATAGARNPHGRLTAPEDVAEALVRLAASPSSWITGNVVGVDGGEVLTA, encoded by the coding sequence GTGAGCACCGACCTGAGCACCGACCTGAGCCAGGACCACCCCGAGACCGCTCCGACGACCCCGCCGGCGGCGCGGCCGGGCGCGCTGGTCGACGCCGCCGTCGTGGTGCTCGGCGCGTCCAGCGGCATCGGACGCGCGTGCGCCGTCGCCGCGGCGGACGCGGGCGCCGCCGTGGTCGGCGTGCACCTCGACACGTCCGCGCGCGACGCGGAGGTCGCCGCCCTCGACGCACGCCTGCGCGCCGCGGGCGGTGCACACGTGCTGCTCAACGCGAACGCCACGACGGTGGACACGCGGCTGGCCGTGCTGGCCGCGCTCGGCGACGTCGCGGCGGACCGGCCGCGCACGGTCCTGCTGCACTCGCTCGCGTTCGGCAGCCTGCTGCCGTTCGTCGGCGACGGCACGCACGACGTGCTGAGCCCGCGGCAGATGACCATGACGCTCGAGGTGATGGCGCACAGCCTGGTGTGGTGGGTGCGCGACCTGCACGACGCCGGCCGCCTGCGCGCGGGCTCCCACGTGCTCGCCATGACGAGCGCCGGCGACGCCCGCGTGTCCGCCAGCTACGGGGCGGTGTCGGCCGCGAAGTCGGCGCTGCTGTCGCACGTGCGCCAGCTCGCGGTCGAGCTGGCGCCGCACGGCGTGGCCGTCAACGCGCTGCGTGCGGGCGTGACGCCGACCCCGGCGTTCGAGCGCATCCCGGACAGCGCGCGCCTGCTCGCGACCGCCGGGGCGCGCAACCCGCACGGCCGCCTCACGGCCCCCGAGGACGTCGCGGAGGCCCTCGTGCGCCTCGCCGCGTCGCCCTCGAGCTGGATCACGGGCAACGTGGTGGGCGTCGACGGCGGCGAGGTGCTGACGGCATGA